Proteins encoded in a region of the Halorussus sp. MSC15.2 genome:
- a CDS encoding DUF4129 domain-containing protein yields the protein MDRDTARPVVLALLAVVAIGFAAATLDSAVLAESSGGFGFGAPSSDAGVQNGSQPSLEFGNVSSDTTGGTPMDVPCYAFLDTWWAIALILGVFSLGAYAAYRRLGGFGVVAYAGPVGVPILFGHALLTLCTDPVPNARSALFEGGNVSLAPAGGSGAPGGANGTTFTDPSFLLMAGLGVALLAAVALLFVSSSGDDPEEDETFADPDDTGDVRAVGRAAGEAADRIENATDVDNEVFRAWREMTDHLDVANPAASTPAEFAAAAVEAGMAREDVDRLTSLFEEVRYGGESATEEREQQALDALRRIEREYAGPTPNAGRPSDAGSQSDGSRSSDATSGGDAE from the coding sequence GTGGACCGTGATACCGCACGCCCTGTCGTCCTCGCGCTGTTAGCAGTCGTCGCTATCGGCTTCGCCGCCGCGACGCTGGACTCGGCGGTCCTCGCCGAATCGTCCGGCGGGTTCGGGTTCGGCGCGCCGAGTTCGGACGCGGGCGTACAGAACGGCAGTCAGCCAAGTCTGGAGTTCGGGAACGTATCGTCCGACACGACCGGCGGGACGCCGATGGACGTCCCCTGCTACGCGTTCCTCGACACGTGGTGGGCCATCGCCCTCATCCTCGGGGTGTTCTCGCTCGGCGCGTACGCCGCGTACCGTCGCCTCGGGGGATTCGGCGTCGTGGCGTACGCCGGGCCGGTGGGCGTCCCCATCCTGTTCGGCCACGCGCTCCTGACCCTCTGCACGGACCCCGTGCCGAACGCACGGAGCGCGCTGTTCGAAGGCGGGAACGTCTCCCTCGCGCCTGCGGGCGGGAGCGGTGCACCCGGCGGTGCCAACGGGACGACGTTCACCGACCCCTCGTTCCTCCTGATGGCGGGTCTGGGCGTCGCGCTCCTCGCGGCCGTCGCGCTCCTGTTCGTCTCCTCCAGCGGCGACGACCCCGAGGAGGACGAGACGTTCGCGGACCCCGACGACACCGGAGACGTGCGCGCGGTCGGCCGGGCCGCGGGCGAGGCCGCAGACCGCATCGAGAACGCGACCGACGTGGACAACGAGGTGTTCCGCGCGTGGCGCGAGATGACCGACCACCTCGACGTGGCCAACCCCGCGGCCAGTACGCCCGCGGAGTTCGCCGCGGCCGCGGTCGAAGCGGGCATGGCCCGCGAGGACGTGGACCGACTCACCTCGCTGTTCGAAGAGGTCCGGTACGGCGGCGAGTCGGCGACCGAGGAGCGCGAACAGCAGGCGCTCGACGCCCTCAGGCGCATCGAGCGCGAGTACGCGGGTCCGACCCCGAACGCCGGTCGGCCCTCGGACGCCGGTTCGCAGTCGGACGGGTCTCGGTCCTCGGACGCTACCAGCGGAGGTGACGCCGAGTGA
- a CDS encoding DUF58 domain-containing protein: MKSIRQTKRWRGVSVVALLAGSLGVLFSRPLVLLSGVVGVAFAAYARTAGTPEVALDVTRTLSDDEPLPGEEVQVRLVVENVGDSMLADLRLVDGVPEALPVTDGSARLGTALRPGKTASFTYTVEAERGDHEFDPVTAIVRDFSGAIEVETEVECETLLRCVPKLGTTVDMPLRAQTTQYTGRVTTDVGGSGIEFHATREYRPGDPLSRVDWNRLARTGELTTVQFREERAASVVVLVDTREKAYLARGDDERNAVQFGVDAAGKMVTRLLDAGDRVGLASFGPETCWLAPGAGHDHQARARDLLATHPAFAPTPSEEMFYPTTRLKQLRKRLPASSQVVFVTPLCDDFGPEVARRLDAEDHLVTVVSPDPTSTRTAGQRFARTQRDHRVSKLRQSGVRVVDWDTDESLGVALARMARVTRGSA, encoded by the coding sequence GTGAAGTCGATTCGACAGACGAAACGGTGGCGCGGCGTCAGTGTGGTCGCCCTGCTGGCGGGGTCGCTGGGCGTCCTCTTCAGTCGGCCGCTGGTCCTGCTGTCGGGGGTCGTCGGGGTCGCGTTCGCGGCCTACGCCCGGACCGCGGGCACGCCCGAGGTGGCCCTCGACGTGACCCGGACGCTCAGCGACGACGAACCCCTGCCGGGCGAGGAGGTGCAGGTCAGGCTCGTCGTCGAGAACGTCGGCGACTCGATGCTGGCCGACCTCCGACTCGTCGATGGGGTTCCGGAGGCCCTGCCCGTGACAGACGGGTCGGCCCGCCTCGGGACCGCGCTCCGACCGGGCAAGACGGCGTCGTTCACCTACACCGTCGAGGCCGAACGCGGCGACCACGAGTTCGACCCCGTGACCGCCATCGTCCGAGACTTCAGCGGCGCCATCGAGGTCGAGACCGAAGTCGAGTGTGAGACCCTCCTCCGGTGCGTCCCGAAACTCGGAACGACCGTGGACATGCCCCTGCGCGCTCAGACCACCCAGTACACCGGCCGGGTGACGACCGACGTGGGCGGGTCGGGCATCGAGTTCCACGCGACCCGCGAGTACCGGCCGGGCGACCCGCTCTCTCGGGTCGACTGGAACCGCCTCGCGCGAACGGGGGAACTCACGACCGTCCAGTTCCGCGAGGAGCGGGCCGCCAGCGTGGTCGTCCTCGTGGACACCCGCGAGAAGGCGTATCTTGCCCGGGGCGACGACGAGCGCAACGCGGTCCAGTTCGGCGTGGACGCCGCGGGCAAGATGGTCACGAGACTCCTCGACGCGGGCGACCGCGTGGGACTGGCGTCGTTCGGTCCCGAGACGTGCTGGCTCGCGCCCGGCGCGGGCCACGACCACCAGGCCCGCGCCCGGGACCTGCTGGCGACCCACCCGGCGTTCGCGCCGACGCCCTCCGAGGAGATGTTCTACCCGACGACACGCCTCAAACAGCTTCGAAAGCGACTCCCGGCGTCCTCGCAGGTCGTCTTCGTCACGCCGCTGTGCGACGACTTCGGCCCGGAGGTCGCGCGGCGACTGGACGCCGAGGACCACCTCGTGACGGTCGTCAGTCCCGACCCGACGTCGACTCGGACCGCGGGACAGCGATTCGCTCGAACCCAGCGCGACCACCGCGTCTCGAAACTCCGCCAGAGCGGGGTCCGGGTCGTGGACTGGGACACCGACGAGTCGCTGGGCGTCGCGCTCGCTCGAATGGCTCGCGTCACACGGGGTTCAGCATGA
- a CDS encoding hydantoinase B/oxoprolinase family protein yields the protein MTDADLDPVELEILRNQLESVAEEMGQVLIRGAYSPNIKERRDCSTALFDADGRMVAQAEHIPVHLGAMPEAVAAVLERDPDPGDTFVVNDPFAGGTHLPDVTLVSPLAPPEADGGAGEEIVGYAVSRAHHADVGGMTPGSMPAGAREIYQEGLRLPPVRLVTGGEVNEDVRDLLLANVRTPDERRADLRAQMAANERAEERLGDLLADHGDRLLAAFDAVIAYSRERVESELADLPDGEYAATDFLEGDGVSDDDVPVQATVEIDGASLAVDFSGTAEQVPGNLNAPLAVAKSAVYFVVRCLTDPEIPPNHGCYAPVSVSAPEGSLLNPTPPAAVVGGNVETSQRVTDVVVRALAEAVPDRVPAEGQGTMNNLIIGSRDGGFTYYETIGGGFGARPTKDGMDGVQVGMTNTLNTPVEALETEYPLRVERYALRQDSGGAGRHRGGLGLERSMTVETDATVSLLTERRRHAPKGLDGGESGALGENRIDGERVGTKTTVEVETGTTVTVLTPGGGGYGDPSERTDESRESDRVDESASDRA from the coding sequence ATGACCGACGCTGACCTCGACCCCGTCGAACTCGAAATCCTGCGGAACCAACTGGAGAGCGTGGCCGAGGAGATGGGGCAGGTGCTGATTCGGGGCGCGTACTCGCCCAACATCAAGGAGCGACGGGACTGCTCGACCGCGCTGTTCGACGCCGACGGTCGGATGGTCGCGCAGGCCGAGCACATCCCGGTCCACCTCGGCGCGATGCCCGAGGCGGTGGCGGCGGTGCTGGAACGGGACCCCGACCCCGGCGACACCTTCGTCGTCAACGACCCCTTCGCGGGCGGCACCCACCTGCCGGACGTGACGCTGGTCTCGCCGCTCGCGCCCCCGGAGGCGGACGGCGGGGCGGGCGAGGAAATCGTGGGCTACGCGGTCTCCCGCGCCCACCACGCCGACGTGGGCGGGATGACGCCGGGGAGCATGCCCGCGGGCGCGCGAGAAATCTATCAGGAGGGCCTGCGCCTCCCGCCGGTCCGCCTCGTCACGGGCGGCGAGGTGAACGAGGACGTGCGCGACCTCCTGCTGGCGAACGTCCGGACGCCCGACGAGCGCCGGGCCGACCTCCGGGCGCAGATGGCCGCCAACGAGAGGGCCGAGGAGCGCCTCGGCGACCTGCTGGCCGACCACGGCGACCGCCTACTGGCGGCGTTCGACGCGGTGATAGCGTACTCTCGCGAGCGCGTCGAGAGCGAACTGGCCGACCTACCGGACGGCGAGTACGCGGCCACCGACTTCCTCGAAGGCGACGGCGTTAGTGACGACGACGTGCCGGTCCAAGCGACGGTCGAAATCGACGGCGCTTCGCTCGCCGTCGATTTCTCGGGGACCGCCGAGCAGGTTCCGGGTAACCTCAACGCGCCGCTGGCGGTCGCCAAGAGCGCGGTCTACTTCGTCGTCCGGTGTCTGACCGACCCGGAAATTCCCCCGAACCACGGGTGCTACGCGCCGGTCTCGGTCAGCGCGCCGGAGGGGAGTCTGCTGAACCCGACGCCGCCCGCGGCCGTGGTCGGGGGCAACGTCGAGACGAGCCAGCGCGTGACCGACGTGGTCGTCCGCGCGCTGGCCGAGGCGGTGCCCGACCGCGTGCCCGCGGAGGGACAGGGCACGATGAACAACCTGATAATCGGGAGCAGGGACGGCGGCTTCACCTACTACGAGACAATCGGTGGCGGGTTCGGCGCGCGTCCGACGAAGGACGGCATGGACGGCGTGCAGGTCGGGATGACCAACACGCTCAACACCCCGGTCGAGGCGCTGGAGACCGAGTACCCCCTTCGCGTCGAGCGCTACGCCCTCCGGCAGGACAGCGGCGGCGCGGGGCGACACCGCGGCGGTCTCGGACTCGAACGCTCGATGACTGTCGAGACCGACGCGACGGTCTCGCTGCTGACCGAGCGCCGCAGACACGCGCCGAAGGGACTCGACGGCGGGGAGTCGGGCGCGCTCGGCGAGAACCGCATCGACGGCGAGCGCGTCGGCACGAAGACCACCGTCGAGGTCGAGACCGGGACGACGGTCACGGTACTGACCCCCGGAGGCGGCGGGTACGGCGACCCGAGCGAACGGACCGACGAATCCCGCGAGTCCGACCGCGTGGACGAGTCCGCCTCTGACCGGGCGTGA